The following are encoded in a window of Thermodesulfobacteriota bacterium genomic DNA:
- a CDS encoding HigA family addiction module antitoxin, whose amino-acid sequence MTIIRKEEKMKRMPPVHPGEVLFEDFMKPLGLSQYRVAKDIGVSPIRISQIIHGKQAITADTAIRLSCYFGTGAEVWLRLQARYDLEVAQKKNRMKN is encoded by the coding sequence TTGACTATCATTCGTAAAGAAGAAAAAATGAAGAGGATGCCGCCGGTTCATCCAGGGGAAGTATTGTTTGAAGACTTTATGAAACCGCTGGGGTTAAGTCAATACAGGGTTGCTAAAGATATCGGGGTTTCACCGATTCGCATTAGCCAAATCATACACGGAAAACAGGCGATAACAGCAGATACGGCAATACGGTTGTCCTGTTATTTCGGCACAGGTGCGGAAGTATGGTTAAGGTTGCAGGCCCGTTACGACCTAGAGGTAGCCCAGAAAAAAAATCGGATGAAGAATTAA